A section of the Roseivirga sp. BDSF3-8 genome encodes:
- a CDS encoding L-threonylcarbamoyladenylate synthase: MAAELIRLYPENPELKKIRKIAEVLRDGGVIIYPTDTIYGMGCDIFNLRAVERIGQIKGIRTDKTRFSFVCEDLSHISEYARQLSTPVFKVMKKTLPGPYTFILEASSKVPKIMHANKKTVGIRVPDNNIPREIVRELGNPIVTTSIHDDDEVIEYTTDPSLIYEKFKNLVDIVIDGGMGENIPSTVVDCTGDTFEIIREGKGDISEFVV, translated from the coding sequence ATGGCAGCAGAATTGATAAGACTTTACCCGGAAAACCCGGAATTAAAAAAGATCCGGAAAATAGCCGAAGTTCTTAGGGACGGTGGTGTCATCATTTATCCTACGGATACTATTTATGGTATGGGTTGCGATATATTCAACCTAAGGGCTGTAGAGCGCATCGGCCAAATCAAAGGCATCCGTACCGATAAGACCCGCTTCTCTTTTGTCTGTGAAGACCTCAGCCACATCTCTGAATATGCCCGGCAGCTAAGCACGCCTGTGTTCAAAGTGATGAAAAAGACCCTGCCTGGTCCCTACACATTTATATTAGAAGCCAGCAGCAAGGTGCCCAAGATCATGCATGCTAATAAGAAGACAGTGGGTATTCGTGTGCCGGATAACAATATTCCCAGGGAAATAGTCAGAGAGCTGGGGAACCCTATCGTCACCACCAGCATTCATGATGATGATGAAGTTATTGAATACACCACGGATCCTTCACTTATTTACGAGAAGTTTAAAAACCTTGTAGACATAGTGATAGATGGCGGCATGGGTGAAAATATTCCTTCCACAGTGGTGGATTGTACGGGGGATACATTCGAAATAATCAGAGAAGGTAAGGGTGATATTAGCGAGTTTGTTGTCTGA
- a CDS encoding acyl-CoA thioesterase: MFVHETEVRVRYAETDQMGYVYYGNYLTYYEIGRVEAFRSLGLSYRELEERGIMMPVLEARSRYLKPARYDRLIRIRTSIKEMPGVRIRFHYDLYDEETLIHEGETELVFVNNNAGGRPCRIPEEMETALAPHFSDER; the protein is encoded by the coding sequence ATGTTTGTTCACGAAACAGAAGTAAGGGTACGCTACGCAGAGACAGACCAGATGGGGTATGTGTATTATGGAAATTACCTTACCTACTATGAAATAGGGCGTGTAGAAGCTTTCCGAAGCCTGGGGCTGAGCTACCGTGAACTGGAGGAACGAGGCATCATGATGCCCGTTTTAGAGGCCCGATCACGCTACCTGAAGCCGGCCCGCTATGACCGGCTTATACGCATACGTACATCTATTAAGGAAATGCCCGGCGTGAGAATACGCTTCCATTATGATCTGTACGATGAGGAGACTCTCATACATGAAGGAGAAACGGAGCTGGTCTTTGTAAATAACAATGCCGGGGGCAGGCCCTGCCGTATTCCTGAAGAAATGGAAACAGCCCTGGCGCCTCATTTTTCAGATGAAAGATAG
- a CDS encoding WbqC family protein gives MISGATVYLDIQYLPCLEYFVCMRQAGKVILEKQENFQKQSYRNRCYILTPEGKFPLSIPVKEGNRNKPVSEVQMDFRQKWVKDHWRAIVSAYGKAPFFEHYAHAFEPVYENPPVSLWEMNEQLLTICLKLLQWDIPWQVSSVYEKNIAENNALDLRAAIHPKKSWQTNGIYERCEYTQVFGSKFVENLSIIDLLFNEGPNAGPLLLSSYAGS, from the coding sequence ATGATATCAGGAGCCACCGTTTATTTAGACATACAGTACCTGCCCTGCCTCGAATACTTCGTTTGTATGAGGCAGGCTGGAAAAGTTATTCTGGAAAAACAGGAAAATTTTCAAAAGCAAAGCTACCGCAACCGCTGCTACATTCTGACGCCTGAGGGCAAGTTTCCGCTGTCTATACCGGTAAAGGAAGGAAATAGAAATAAGCCTGTCAGTGAAGTGCAGATGGATTTCAGGCAAAAGTGGGTTAAGGATCATTGGCGCGCTATCGTAAGTGCCTATGGCAAAGCACCTTTTTTTGAGCATTATGCCCATGCCTTTGAACCTGTGTATGAAAATCCGCCGGTAAGTCTGTGGGAAATGAACGAGCAACTGCTGACAATATGTCTTAAATTACTTCAATGGGACATCCCATGGCAGGTTTCTTCCGTATATGAAAAGAACATTGCTGAAAATAACGCTTTAGACCTGCGGGCCGCTATTCATCCAAAAAAGTCCTGGCAAACCAATGGGATTTATGAGAGATGTGAGTATACACAGGTTTTTGGCAGTAAGTTTGTAGAAAATTTGAGTATTATTGATCTGTTATTTAACGAAGGGCCAAATGCCGGGCCCCTGTTGCTTTCATCTTACGCTGGTTCGTAA
- a CDS encoding JAB domain-containing protein encodes MEVNDLYNVAEIRLTYLNHFSPDDLPQVRNSKDAYEILLQCWEVGKIELVMQSKLLLLNQKCKVLGIVNIASGSVCKVPIDLKQIFAATLKSGATAIIAAHNHPSGDITPGVLAKDFAQKLKRGADLLDIRLLDYLIISPEDYYSFCDRELLEGYNSTSPLDN; translated from the coding sequence ATGGAAGTAAATGACCTTTATAATGTCGCTGAAATCAGGCTAACCTACCTTAATCATTTTAGCCCTGATGATCTCCCACAAGTAAGAAACTCCAAAGATGCATACGAAATTCTTTTACAATGCTGGGAGGTAGGAAAGATAGAATTGGTAATGCAATCTAAACTGCTTTTACTAAACCAGAAATGCAAAGTGCTGGGTATAGTAAACATCGCTTCAGGCTCGGTATGCAAAGTGCCTATCGACTTAAAACAGATATTTGCTGCCACACTTAAATCAGGAGCTACCGCTATTATCGCGGCCCATAACCACCCATCAGGAGATATTACGCCAGGTGTGCTCGCTAAAGATTTTGCTCAAAAACTAAAAAGGGGAGCGGATCTACTGGATATCCGGCTACTCGATTATCTCATTATTTCCCCTGAGGATTATTATTCCTTCTGCGATAGGGAGTTGCTTGAAGGTTATAATTCAACTTCCCCCCTTGATAATTGA
- a CDS encoding ATP-dependent Clp protease ATP-binding subunit yields the protein MEAKFSNRVKEVISLSREEALRLGHDYIGTEHLLLGMIREGEGVAVSLLKKLGVSLEELRVAVEQATKGTATNNVKNLANIPLTRQSEKVLKITYLEAKIFKSQLIGTEHLLLSILRDEDNIASQVLEKFDVNYDVVKELLEYQTEHPMSSSDTDDPDDDGGRIFGGSSSRGESSSSKSTEKSRTPVLDNFGRDLTKMAEDDRLDPIVGREKEIERVAQVLSRRKKNNPILIGEPGVGKTAIAEGLALRIVQKKVSRVLFNKRVVTLDLASLVAGTKYRGQFEERMKAVMNELEKSPEVILFIDELHTIVGAGGASGSLDASNMFKPALARGEIQCIGATTLDEYRQYIEKDGALARRFQVVMVDATSPEETEQILKNIKERYEDHHHVNYTQEAIEACVKLSDRYISDRFLPDKAIDVLDEAGARVHINNIHVPDEIVKLEEAIEDIKKEKNRVVKSQKYEEAAQLRDKEKKLLEQLETAKNKWEDETRTKRYTVSEDNVAEVIGMMTGIPTQRIAQNESAKLLGMNEKLQGRVIGQDEAIKKLVKAIQRTRVGLKDPKKPIGSFIFLGPTGVGKTELAKVLATYLFDKEESLIRIDMSEYMEKFSVSRLVGAPPGYVGYEEGGQLTEKVRRKPYSVVLLDEIEKAHPDVFNLLLQVLDDGILTDGLGRRVDFRNTIIIMTSNIGVRDLKDFGAGIGFSTASRNANADEVMKSTIQNALKKAFSPEFLNRLDDVIVFNSLAREDIHKIIDITLRNLFSRIESLGYNVELTDKAKDFLAEKGYDPQYGARPLNRAIQKYLEDPVAEEILKSEVEPGDVILADYIGEGESLSLQVKKKEAKQEEDNK from the coding sequence ATGGAAGCAAAGTTTTCGAATAGAGTCAAAGAAGTGATCTCTCTTAGCAGAGAGGAGGCTTTGCGACTTGGACATGACTATATAGGAACGGAACATCTGCTTCTCGGAATGATCAGAGAAGGTGAGGGTGTGGCTGTTAGTCTGCTGAAAAAGCTTGGTGTATCCCTGGAGGAACTTCGGGTTGCCGTAGAGCAGGCAACAAAAGGAACTGCAACGAATAACGTAAAGAATTTAGCTAATATACCTCTGACCCGTCAGTCAGAAAAAGTGCTAAAGATCACGTATCTGGAAGCCAAAATCTTTAAAAGTCAACTGATAGGTACTGAGCATCTTTTGCTTTCTATCCTGCGTGATGAGGATAACATTGCCTCACAGGTTTTGGAGAAATTCGACGTGAACTACGATGTGGTTAAGGAACTGCTCGAATATCAGACTGAGCACCCGATGTCCTCTTCAGATACTGACGATCCTGATGATGATGGCGGACGTATCTTCGGAGGCAGTTCCTCCAGGGGTGAGTCCTCTTCATCCAAATCAACCGAAAAATCGCGCACACCAGTGCTTGATAATTTCGGCCGTGATCTGACCAAGATGGCAGAAGATGATCGTCTTGATCCTATCGTAGGCAGAGAAAAAGAAATTGAGCGCGTAGCCCAGGTACTTAGCCGCCGTAAAAAGAATAACCCTATTCTGATCGGTGAGCCTGGTGTGGGTAAAACCGCTATTGCGGAAGGCCTAGCCCTGCGTATCGTGCAGAAGAAGGTAAGCCGTGTGCTCTTCAACAAACGTGTAGTCACGCTTGATCTTGCCTCACTAGTAGCCGGTACCAAGTACCGTGGTCAGTTTGAGGAGCGCATGAAAGCCGTGATGAATGAATTGGAAAAATCACCTGAAGTTATTCTATTTATAGATGAGCTTCACACCATAGTAGGTGCAGGTGGTGCCAGTGGTTCGCTCGATGCCAGTAACATGTTCAAGCCTGCCCTGGCACGTGGTGAGATACAATGTATCGGTGCCACTACACTGGATGAGTACCGTCAGTACATCGAGAAAGATGGTGCGCTGGCCCGTCGTTTCCAGGTGGTGATGGTGGATGCTACGTCACCTGAGGAGACTGAGCAGATCCTTAAGAATATTAAGGAGCGCTACGAGGACCACCATCATGTAAACTACACTCAGGAGGCCATTGAGGCGTGCGTGAAGCTTTCTGATCGCTATATCAGCGACCGCTTCCTGCCCGATAAGGCCATTGATGTACTGGATGAGGCTGGTGCCCGCGTCCACATTAATAATATTCACGTACCCGACGAGATCGTAAAGCTCGAAGAGGCTATTGAGGATATTAAAAAAGAGAAGAACAGAGTTGTCAAAAGCCAGAAATACGAGGAAGCAGCTCAACTCCGTGATAAGGAGAAGAAGCTTCTTGAGCAGCTTGAGACAGCCAAGAATAAATGGGAAGATGAGACCCGCACCAAGCGTTATACTGTTTCTGAAGACAACGTAGCAGAGGTTATTGGTATGATGACCGGTATACCTACCCAGCGAATTGCTCAGAACGAGAGTGCCAAACTGCTCGGTATGAATGAGAAGCTGCAGGGCCGCGTGATTGGTCAGGATGAAGCTATTAAAAAGCTCGTCAAAGCCATACAGCGTACCAGGGTTGGTCTTAAAGATCCCAAAAAACCTATCGGTTCATTTATTTTCCTCGGTCCTACCGGGGTAGGTAAGACCGAATTAGCCAAAGTACTTGCCACTTACCTGTTCGATAAGGAAGAGTCCCTTATCAGAATTGATATGAGTGAGTACATGGAGAAATTCAGCGTTAGCCGCCTGGTGGGAGCGCCTCCCGGTTACGTAGGATACGAAGAAGGTGGACAGCTTACTGAAAAAGTGCGCCGCAAGCCTTATAGCGTAGTCTTGCTTGATGAGATCGAAAAGGCTCACCCGGACGTATTTAATCTGCTTCTTCAGGTACTTGATGACGGTATTCTTACTGATGGCCTCGGCCGCCGGGTAGACTTCAGAAACACCATCATCATCATGACATCAAATATTGGTGTGCGTGACCTGAAGGACTTCGGTGCCGGTATAGGTTTCTCAACTGCCAGCCGTAATGCCAATGCGGACGAGGTGATGAAATCCACTATCCAGAATGCGCTTAAAAAGGCCTTTAGCCCAGAGTTTCTGAACAGGCTGGATGATGTGATCGTATTTAACTCGTTGGCCAGAGAGGATATTCATAAAATTATTGATATCACCCTGCGCAATCTCTTCTCAAGAATAGAAAGCCTGGGATACAATGTTGAGCTTACCGATAAAGCCAAGGATTTTCTGGCTGAAAAAGGATATGATCCACAGTATGGTGCCCGTCCGCTCAACAGAGCCATCCAGAAGTACTTGGAAGACCCTGTAGCGGAGGAAATCCTCAAGAGTGAGGTGGAACCCGGTGATGTAATCCTTGCGGATTATATAGGAGAGGGTGAAAGCCTTAGTCTGCAGGTCAAAAAAAAGGAAGCCAAGCAGGAAGAGGATAATAAATAA
- a CDS encoding YihY/virulence factor BrkB family protein has translation MKDRLLNHIRQSAAFNKLISFLKKVRWSRRNINLYEVIVVLLKKLQEDELIERAYGVAFNLTLSVFPGLIFLFALIPYLDPVIPNLEAEIFELLRDLLPQSIYEAADTTIHDIIFEERGGLLTFGGLLSLYLATNGMLSLMKAFNRCYRTRETRPFLRTRLVATILTVILAFVLFFSVGVLIVGQILLNYVDDWKVIQDVTILFIVMLRFLVVFTLFLFAISFIYYLAPTVHDRWSFFSWGSILSTLLCVAISFGFSYYISNFGAYNKLYGSIGTLIAVMVWIFMVSVILLFGFEVNASIDKATQMRLYYQKSSAKR, from the coding sequence ATGAAAGATAGGTTACTTAACCATATCAGGCAGTCTGCGGCATTTAATAAGCTGATCTCCTTTTTGAAGAAGGTGCGGTGGAGCCGCCGCAACATCAACCTGTATGAGGTGATCGTGGTGCTGCTGAAAAAACTGCAGGAAGATGAACTGATCGAGCGCGCCTACGGGGTGGCCTTCAACCTTACACTGAGCGTATTTCCGGGGCTGATCTTTCTGTTTGCCCTTATCCCCTACCTGGATCCGGTAATACCGAACCTTGAGGCAGAAATATTTGAACTGCTGAGGGATCTCCTGCCGCAGAGTATCTATGAGGCGGCAGACACCACCATTCATGACATTATTTTCGAAGAGCGGGGTGGCCTGCTTACGTTTGGTGGTCTGCTATCCCTATACCTGGCTACAAATGGCATGCTATCGCTTATGAAGGCCTTCAACCGCTGCTACCGTACCCGGGAAACGAGGCCATTTCTGCGTACCAGGCTGGTGGCGACCATCCTGACGGTGATCCTGGCCTTTGTGCTATTCTTTTCCGTAGGGGTGCTTATAGTGGGGCAGATCCTGCTGAATTACGTGGATGACTGGAAGGTGATTCAGGACGTAACGATCTTATTCATTGTGATGCTGCGCTTCCTGGTGGTGTTCACGCTGTTTCTGTTCGCCATCTCATTCATATACTACCTCGCGCCCACCGTGCACGACCGGTGGTCCTTTTTTTCATGGGGCTCTATTCTCAGCACCCTATTATGCGTCGCTATTTCGTTCGGCTTCAGCTACTACATATCTAACTTCGGCGCGTATAACAAACTGTATGGGTCCATCGGTACCCTGATAGCCGTAATGGTGTGGATATTTATGGTTTCGGTGATTCTGCTCTTTGGCTTCGAGGTCAATGCCAGTATCGACAAGGCTACGCAAATGCGGCTTTACTATCAGAAGTCTTCCGCTAAAAGGTAG
- the mltG gene encoding endolytic transglycosylase MltG encodes MFSRSNIIKLVLFLMVILVISFIFYGYQILTTPNIQVGKESTALVIPTGSDFEDVQKLIYKKKIVHDPVSFSFLARLLGYDEQVKPGLYVLKKDMTNLEAIRKLRAGEQTPVNVTFNLVRLKEELAEKITQNIEADKEDVLALLQDSAVAASYGFTPETFMSMFLPNTYEFWYTTDAEGVLERMHEEYKKFWTAERKQQAAEMNLTPAEVATLASIVQAESNVASEKPTIAGVYLNRLDRGIPLQADPTLVYAAGDFTIRRVLNKHKEIDSPYNTYKYAGLPPGPIQLPSISSINSVLNHEDHNYLYFCAKEDLSGEHAFASTLSEHLRNASRYQRALNKAKLYR; translated from the coding sequence ATGTTCTCAAGAAGTAATATCATCAAGCTGGTTCTTTTTCTGATGGTGATCCTGGTAATCTCATTCATTTTTTATGGATATCAGATACTCACCACCCCTAATATACAGGTGGGAAAAGAATCCACAGCTTTAGTGATCCCTACAGGGTCTGATTTTGAAGATGTGCAGAAGCTTATTTATAAAAAGAAGATCGTACATGATCCCGTTTCTTTTAGTTTTCTGGCGCGCCTCTTGGGCTATGACGAGCAGGTAAAGCCGGGACTATATGTGTTAAAGAAGGACATGACGAACCTGGAGGCCATACGAAAGCTCAGAGCTGGTGAGCAGACTCCGGTCAATGTGACATTTAACCTGGTGCGCCTCAAGGAGGAGCTGGCGGAAAAGATCACGCAAAATATAGAAGCAGATAAGGAAGATGTACTTGCCTTACTGCAGGACTCTGCGGTAGCGGCATCTTATGGGTTTACGCCAGAGACCTTTATGAGCATGTTCCTGCCAAATACTTATGAGTTCTGGTACACAACGGATGCAGAAGGTGTGCTCGAGCGTATGCATGAGGAGTATAAAAAGTTCTGGACGGCAGAGCGTAAGCAACAGGCTGCGGAAATGAACCTGACTCCTGCTGAGGTGGCCACGCTGGCCAGTATCGTACAGGCGGAATCAAACGTGGCTTCTGAAAAGCCCACGATAGCCGGGGTGTATCTGAACAGGCTCGACAGAGGCATCCCTCTGCAAGCAGACCCTACTCTGGTATATGCTGCAGGCGATTTCACCATCAGGCGGGTACTTAACAAGCATAAGGAAATAGACAGCCCCTACAATACCTACAAATACGCCGGGCTTCCTCCCGGCCCCATTCAACTACCCAGCATTAGCTCCATCAACTCGGTACTTAATCATGAGGACCATAATTACTTATACTTCTGTGCTAAAGAGGACCTCTCAGGCGAGCATGCATTTGCCTCTACCTTGTCGGAGCACCTGCGTAATGCGAGCCGTTACCAGCGGGCACTAAATAAGGCGAAGCTTTACCGCTAG